A section of the Anabaena cylindrica PCC 7122 genome encodes:
- a CDS encoding glycoside hydrolase 100 family protein, translated as MTKEEMSKIDDVEKQAWELLENSIIYYQGRPIGTVVVCDKSQPEFNFDHCYVRDFVSSALVFLIKGKYDIVRNFLEETLKLQPKKNDLNAYTPSQGFIPASFKVVSINGEEFLEADFGEQAIARVTPVDSCLWWIIILHAYVKATKDIKFALQPQFQQGIMLIMELCLATRFDMNPTLLVPDGSCMIYRRLGIFGYPLEIQSLFYAALCAARKLLVCAGDEEIVVGIDNRLPLLRDHIRHHYWIDMKRLNVIYRFKGEEYGQTAVNQFNIYADSIPYTDLCVWLPNHGGYLAANVGPSHLDTRFFALGNMMAIICSLTTERQSQAIMNLIEERWDDLVGEMPMKICFPALENEEYKIFTGCDPKNMPWSYHNAGSWPVLLWCLIAAAQKTGRTDISKRVLEIAASRLSEDEWPEYYDGTSGLLIGKEARRYQTWTISGFLLANELMRNPVYLELISFEEFDAGNTSQVCDL; from the coding sequence ATGACAAAAGAAGAAATGTCAAAAATTGATGATGTCGAAAAACAGGCATGGGAATTACTAGAAAATTCTATTATTTACTATCAAGGTCGTCCCATAGGAACTGTAGTTGTCTGTGATAAGTCACAACCAGAATTTAATTTTGATCATTGCTATGTTAGGGATTTTGTATCTTCAGCTTTAGTTTTTCTCATCAAAGGTAAATATGATATTGTCCGTAATTTTCTAGAAGAAACATTGAAGCTACAACCCAAGAAAAATGACCTTAATGCTTATACACCTAGCCAGGGTTTTATCCCAGCCAGTTTTAAAGTTGTATCCATAAATGGAGAAGAATTTTTAGAAGCAGATTTTGGAGAACAAGCTATAGCTAGAGTTACACCTGTTGATTCTTGCCTATGGTGGATTATTATCTTACACGCTTATGTCAAAGCTACAAAAGATATAAAATTTGCTTTGCAACCGCAATTTCAGCAAGGCATAATGTTGATTATGGAACTTTGTTTAGCTACTCGGTTCGATATGAACCCAACGCTATTAGTTCCCGACGGGTCGTGTATGATTTATCGGCGTTTAGGTATTTTTGGCTATCCTTTAGAAATTCAATCTCTCTTTTATGCCGCTTTATGTGCAGCGCGTAAACTGTTAGTTTGTGCTGGTGATGAAGAGATTGTTGTAGGCATTGATAATCGTTTACCTTTATTAAGAGATCATATTCGTCATCATTATTGGATAGACATGAAACGGCTGAATGTTATCTATCGTTTTAAGGGTGAAGAATATGGACAAACAGCGGTAAATCAATTCAATATCTATGCAGATTCAATTCCCTATACTGATTTATGTGTATGGTTGCCAAATCATGGTGGTTATTTAGCAGCAAATGTTGGACCTTCTCATTTAGATACTCGATTTTTTGCTTTGGGAAATATGATGGCTATCATTTGTTCTTTAACTACTGAACGTCAGTCTCAAGCCATTATGAATTTGATTGAAGAACGATGGGATGATTTAGTGGGAGAAATGCCCATGAAAATCTGTTTTCCGGCTTTAGAGAATGAGGAATATAAAATTTTCACAGGCTGCGATCCTAAAAATATGCCTTGGTCCTATCATAATGCTGGTAGTTGGCCAGTTTTGTTATGGTGTTTAATAGCGGCTGCTCAAAAAACAGGTAGAACTGATATTAGTAAACGTGTTTTAGAAATAGCTGCATCACGTTTAAGTGAAGATGAATGGCCTGAATATTATGATGGTACAAGTGGTTTATTAATTGGTAAAGAAGCCCGGAGATATCAAACTTGGACAATTAGTGGCTTTTTATTAGCCAATGAATTAATGCGAAATCCTGTATATTTAGAGTTAATTAGTTTTGAGGAGTTTGATGCTGGAAATACTTCTCAGGTTTGTGATTTATAG
- a CDS encoding NYN domain-containing protein, translating to MSFTNLNKKTNEYKELKEKPHWQGPPTVKNGVKGREIKPQEIMTDVPNEDDRGRGRVAIFIDGLNLFHAALQLGIEIDYVKLLCRLTQSSRLLRAFFYTGVDASKEKQQGFLLWMRRNGYRVVAKEIVAVAENCKKPNLNVEIAVDMITLAPYYDTAVLVSGDGDLAYAVSAVSSLGSRVEVIGLQTMTSDSLIDVADYFIDFDSIKQHIQKDSHVGYSYRTSSTSQI from the coding sequence ATGAGTTTTACTAATCTTAACAAAAAAACAAACGAATATAAAGAACTTAAAGAAAAACCTCATTGGCAAGGGCCACCCACAGTAAAAAATGGTGTCAAAGGCAGAGAAATCAAGCCACAAGAGATAATGACCGATGTTCCCAATGAGGATGATCGGGGTCGCGGTCGAGTGGCAATTTTTATAGATGGCTTAAACCTATTTCACGCAGCTTTGCAACTAGGCATTGAAATCGACTACGTTAAATTGCTATGTCGTTTAACACAGAGTTCTCGATTGTTGCGAGCTTTCTTTTATACCGGGGTTGATGCCAGCAAGGAAAAACAACAAGGGTTTCTATTATGGATGCGTCGCAATGGCTATCGTGTAGTTGCTAAAGAGATAGTTGCAGTTGCCGAAAATTGCAAAAAACCCAATCTCAATGTAGAAATTGCCGTTGATATGATTACTCTAGCACCCTATTACGATACTGCTGTTTTAGTCAGTGGTGATGGTGATTTAGCCTATGCTGTCAGTGCTGTCAGCAGCTTGGGATCTAGAGTAGAAGTGATCGGTTTGCAAACAATGACTAGTGATAGCCTGATTGATGTGGCTGACTACTTCATCGACTTCGACAGCATTAAACAGCATATTCAAAAGGATTCTCATGTTGGCTATAGTTATCGCACTTCGTCCACTTCTCAAATTTAA
- a CDS encoding ABC exporter membrane fusion protein, whose translation MNQKLLFKPANKGFIGLLITTTAIIAGMTTYGIYNFGQIAKNSTLELAEAAPTPIKVTALGRLEPETEVISLSAPLALDGDRIAEVLVKEGDRVKAKQVIAVLNSRDYLQNAVQQSEKQVRVSQARLEQIKAGAKSGDIQAQQASLERIKAQSEGDKKSQQENIARIEAQWQGDRIAQAATINKLAAELNNAEAESQRYQQLYSEGAVSNSVIDSKRLNVETAKQQLEEAKAILNRINSTATKQLAEAKVALTRINATSNKQISEAKATLNSIAEVRPVDVNLAQTEVESAIATLKRAQTDLEAAYIRAPMDGQILKIHTRAGEKIENTGIADFAQTDQMLAVAEVYQTDISKVKLGQKALITSPSFTGELRGTVSQIGLQVNRQNVFSNQPGENLDSRVIEVKIRLTPEDSKKVAGLTNLQVQTAIEL comes from the coding sequence ATGAATCAAAAACTGTTATTCAAACCTGCAAATAAAGGGTTTATCGGTTTACTGATAACTACTACTGCTATTATAGCCGGGATGACGACTTATGGTATTTATAATTTTGGACAAATTGCTAAAAATTCCACATTGGAATTAGCAGAAGCTGCACCTACGCCGATAAAAGTGACTGCTTTAGGCAGACTAGAACCAGAGACAGAAGTTATTAGCTTGTCTGCACCTTTAGCATTAGATGGCGATCGCATTGCGGAGGTTTTAGTGAAAGAAGGTGATAGAGTCAAAGCCAAACAAGTGATTGCAGTTTTAAATTCACGCGATTACTTGCAAAATGCTGTCCAACAAAGTGAGAAACAAGTTAGAGTTTCCCAAGCTAGACTTGAGCAAATCAAAGCTGGGGCTAAATCGGGAGATATTCAAGCACAACAAGCGAGTCTTGAACGGATAAAAGCCCAATCTGAAGGCGATAAAAAATCCCAACAAGAAAATATTGCTCGCATAGAAGCTCAATGGCAAGGTGATAGAATTGCTCAAGCAGCAACTATTAATAAATTAGCCGCAGAACTGAATAATGCTGAAGCCGAATCTCAACGCTATCAACAGTTATATTCTGAAGGTGCTGTTTCTAATTCTGTGATTGACAGCAAACGTTTAAATGTGGAAACTGCCAAACAGCAATTAGAAGAAGCTAAAGCAATTCTCAACCGCATCAATTCCACCGCCACCAAGCAACTAGCAGAAGCCAAAGTTGCATTAACTCGAATTAATGCCACCAGTAATAAACAAATTAGCGAAGCCAAAGCTACGCTGAATAGTATTGCCGAGGTTCGTCCGGTAGATGTGAATTTAGCACAAACAGAAGTTGAAAGTGCGATCGCTACCCTCAAACGCGCCCAAACTGACCTAGAAGCAGCCTATATCCGCGCCCCAATGGATGGACAAATACTCAAAATTCATACCCGTGCTGGCGAAAAAATAGAGAATACTGGAATTGCGGACTTTGCACAAACAGACCAAATGCTGGCAGTGGCAGAAGTTTATCAAACTGATATTAGTAAAGTCAAATTAGGACAAAAAGCCTTAATTACCAGTCCCTCATTTACAGGTGAACTGCGGGGAACAGTCTCACAAATTGGCTTACAAGTCAACCGCCAAAATGTGTTTAGCAATCAACCCGGTGAAAACCTCGATAGTCGAGTAATTGAAGTAAAAATTCGCCTTACCCCTGAAGACAGTAAAAAAGTTGCAGGTTTAACTAACTTGCAAGTACAAACAGCAATCGAATTGTAA
- a CDS encoding HhoA/HhoB/HtrA family serine endopeptidase, with protein sequence MSKQTQEQDNLLPKSHHDAPWKKAAASLSLVLLGSGMTLAGGYLAGNQQQLSETASKLAVSRVNAASPLAANTDPNFITQVVEKVGPAVVRINSARTVTTQLPEEFNDPFFRRFFGSQLPMQGRNRVERGTGSGFILSADGRILTNAHVVDGADTVSVTLKDGRSFEGKVIGKDELTDVAVVKIQANNLPTVSIGNSDQLQAGQWAIAIGNPLGLDNTVTTGIISGTGRSSNQVGVPDKRVEFIQTDAAINPGNSGGPLLNARGEVIGMNTAIIQGAQGLGFSIPINTAQRISNQLITTGKAQHPYLGIQMVGLTPELKQRLNSDPNSGLSVKEDKGVLIVKVMVNSPADKAGIRAGDVIQKLNGQLVTDAASVQKAVEKAQIGGNLRLDLRRNNQNINIGVSPGTFPTRVQ encoded by the coding sequence ATGTCAAAACAAACACAAGAACAAGATAATCTTTTACCAAAAAGCCATCATGATGCACCCTGGAAAAAGGCAGCGGCCTCTTTATCCTTGGTGCTGCTGGGATCAGGTATGACCCTAGCAGGTGGTTATCTAGCTGGAAACCAACAGCAGCTATCTGAAACTGCATCTAAACTGGCAGTCAGCCGAGTCAATGCGGCTTCCCCATTAGCAGCAAATACAGATCCTAATTTTATTACTCAAGTTGTCGAAAAAGTAGGGCCTGCGGTAGTGCGAATTAACTCGGCTCGCACTGTTACAACCCAGTTACCAGAGGAGTTCAATGATCCATTTTTCCGCCGCTTTTTTGGTTCACAACTACCAATGCAAGGAAGAAATCGGGTAGAAAGAGGTACTGGCTCAGGTTTTATCCTCAGTGCAGATGGTCGAATTCTTACCAATGCTCACGTGGTTGATGGTGCTGACACAGTGAGTGTCACTCTCAAAGATGGGCGTAGCTTTGAAGGTAAAGTAATTGGGAAAGATGAATTAACTGATGTTGCGGTTGTGAAAATTCAAGCGAATAATTTGCCAACAGTGAGTATAGGTAATTCTGACCAACTACAAGCGGGACAATGGGCGATCGCAATTGGTAATCCTCTAGGGTTAGATAATACCGTAACGACAGGCATTATCAGCGGTACCGGACGCTCTAGTAATCAAGTTGGCGTTCCCGATAAGCGAGTAGAATTTATTCAAACCGACGCAGCAATTAACCCCGGTAACTCTGGTGGCCCTTTGCTAAATGCTCGCGGGGAAGTTATTGGTATGAATACGGCTATCATTCAAGGAGCGCAGGGTTTAGGATTTTCTATTCCTATTAACACAGCACAACGCATTTCTAATCAACTTATAACTACAGGTAAAGCGCAACATCCTTATTTAGGAATTCAAATGGTGGGTTTAACACCTGAGTTGAAGCAACGTCTCAACTCAGATCCCAATAGTGGTTTAAGTGTAAAAGAAGACAAAGGTGTTTTGATAGTCAAAGTTATGGTTAATTCACCAGCGGACAAAGCCGGAATACGCGCAGGTGATGTTATTCAAAAGCTCAATGGCCAATTAGTCACAGATGCGGCTAGTGTCCAGAAAGCTGTCGAAAAAGCCCAAATTGGCGGAAATTTGCGTCTAGATCTGCGTCGCAATAACCAGAATATCAACATAGGTGTTAGTCCTGGTACTTTTCCCACGCGAGTTCAATAA
- a CDS encoding HAMP domain-containing sensor histidine kinase, with amino-acid sequence MQRFFKRLNLSQKIVIPLLIVYLSVFTSGLVVIGNWFTENLERNFRQDLERFTERVNQDFQYEQQALQTKIELMAYQNKLQQAIEQGDQVLLLQVLLPLKTVLKLDWLKVVDTKGNILTDLRSISLSQMKVSDQLITSSASNGAQLIDFVDVESGKKILQSVTYSIKTPTGLLGGIIIGNLVDDNLLKRVVSGSSKHLIIQKNNHIIATSLSIEQHDNWKLPDPELPVAQIMIDNQNYLAKSILVYGNSQSLTTTVLFPTSTLKMEQWRLWQHLGFLYLLGSAIVAIAGFLTVQTITRPLKVVTQIAQQVTQESNFDLQAPVTTQDEVGILAISFNQLIQQVKQLLIEQYEANQKLEVYSQILEQKVEERTQALRQKNIDLNHTLHELKLTQSQLIQNEKMSSLGQMIAGIAHEINNPVNFIYGNLKHTEDYAQQLLWLIQLYQKYYPYPESEIQNAQEEADVKFLMEDFPKVFTSMKIGASRIREIVLSLRIFSRLDEAEFKIADLHEGIDSTLLILQHRLKSQNIDTSGNLDQPRPQITVIKEYGKIPKIKCFSGQLNQVFMNVLVNAIDALEEAFQNGCCPEPVIRISSEQVDENVFVHIVDNGTGVPEEIQPHLFDPFFTTKPVGKGTGIGLSISYQIVTEKHGGSLRCISSPGQGTEFVISIPIH; translated from the coding sequence ATGCAGAGATTTTTTAAGCGGCTGAATCTAAGCCAAAAAATTGTCATACCACTACTCATAGTTTACTTGAGCGTATTCACATCAGGCTTAGTAGTAATAGGAAATTGGTTTACGGAAAATTTAGAGAGAAATTTCCGTCAAGATTTGGAGAGATTTACCGAACGGGTTAATCAAGATTTTCAGTATGAACAGCAAGCCCTACAAACTAAAATCGAACTGATGGCTTATCAAAATAAGCTTCAACAAGCTATTGAGCAAGGAGATCAAGTATTACTGTTACAGGTATTATTGCCACTGAAGACAGTATTAAAATTGGATTGGCTGAAAGTAGTTGATACTAAAGGAAACATCCTTACCGACTTGCGTAGCATTTCACTATCTCAAATGAAAGTATCAGATCAATTAATTACTAGTAGTGCCAGTAATGGAGCGCAATTAATTGATTTTGTTGATGTAGAAAGTGGGAAAAAAATTCTTCAGAGTGTAACTTATTCAATCAAAACACCAACAGGATTACTAGGAGGAATCATTATTGGCAACTTAGTAGATGATAACCTACTGAAAAGAGTTGTATCTGGTTCTTCCAAACATCTAATTATCCAAAAAAATAATCATATAATTGCGACATCCTTATCAATAGAGCAGCATGATAATTGGAAATTACCCGATCCTGAGTTGCCAGTGGCACAAATTATGATTGATAACCAGAACTATTTAGCCAAAAGCATCTTAGTTTATGGAAATAGTCAGTCTTTGACCACTACAGTATTGTTCCCCACATCAACACTAAAAATGGAGCAATGGAGACTATGGCAACATTTGGGATTCTTGTACTTGTTGGGTAGTGCTATTGTGGCAATTGCCGGATTTTTAACGGTGCAAACAATTACTCGTCCCCTAAAAGTTGTTACACAAATTGCACAACAAGTCACCCAAGAATCAAATTTTGATCTCCAAGCTCCGGTCACAACTCAAGACGAAGTTGGGATATTAGCTATTTCTTTTAACCAGTTAATTCAACAGGTAAAGCAACTGTTAATAGAACAATACGAAGCCAACCAAAAACTAGAGGTTTACAGCCAAATACTAGAACAAAAAGTAGAAGAACGCACGCAAGCACTGCGGCAAAAAAATATAGACCTCAATCACACTCTACATGAACTCAAACTTACCCAGTCCCAATTAATCCAAAACGAAAAAATGTCTTCTTTGGGACAAATGATTGCTGGTATTGCCCATGAAATTAATAACCCTGTTAATTTCATCTATGGCAATCTTAAGCACACTGAAGATTATGCTCAACAATTACTATGGTTAATTCAACTTTATCAAAAATATTACCCCTACCCAGAATCAGAAATTCAAAATGCTCAAGAAGAAGCTGATGTTAAATTTTTAATGGAAGATTTTCCAAAAGTATTCACTTCTATGAAGATAGGAGCAAGTCGTATACGAGAAATTGTCCTCAGTTTACGAATCTTTTCTCGTTTGGATGAAGCCGAGTTTAAAATTGCTGATCTCCATGAAGGAATTGATAGCACCCTGTTAATTTTACAACACCGTCTCAAATCCCAAAACATAGATACAAGCGGGAATTTAGATCAACCTCGCCCTCAAATTACAGTGATTAAAGAGTATGGTAAAATTCCTAAAATTAAGTGCTTTTCAGGACAATTAAATCAAGTATTTATGAACGTCTTGGTCAATGCTATTGATGCTTTAGAAGAAGCTTTTCAAAATGGTTGTTGTCCAGAACCCGTAATTCGTATTTCTTCAGAGCAGGTGGATGAAAACGTCTTTGTTCATATTGTTGATAATGGCACAGGGGTTCCAGAAGAAATCCAGCCTCATCTATTTGACCCCTTTTTCACTACAAAACCAGTTGGCAAAGGTACTGGTATAGGATTGTCGATTAGCTACCAGATTGTTACTGAAAAACATGGTGGTTCCTTGCGTTGCATTTCATCACCAGGTCAGGGTACAGAGTTTGTAATTTCCATCCCTATTCATTAG
- a CDS encoding substrate-binding domain-containing protein, producing MKKIAHSMTIGCIVLGLCSCASINSTMPTASSPSASSINSSNQKIIKIGGSSSTVTVLKLLAQAYQAQNNNIKIEFISNTQSEGAIAALKNNILDIAGSSHKLKPEENNGQIQYRELAKDLLLVATNNSVKGVTNLSTKQLKAIYQSEIANWQELGGANANIIVLDRPEDESAKKLLRKYYLGAEKTSTKAIVLNKEGQLIETLQNTPNSIGAFSLAYSVINQLPVNRLSLNGVEPTIENFRSGKYQMVRYIGINWHKKPSAPTQNFINFIFSEEGNKILQKNGFIPN from the coding sequence ATGAAAAAGATTGCTCATTCAATGACCATAGGATGTATAGTTTTAGGGCTGTGCAGTTGCGCGTCAATCAACTCAACTATGCCAACAGCCTCTAGTCCATCTGCTAGTTCCATAAATTCTTCAAACCAAAAGATCATCAAAATTGGTGGTTCCAGTTCCACGGTGACAGTTTTAAAACTGTTGGCACAAGCTTATCAAGCCCAAAACAACAACATTAAAATTGAGTTTATCTCTAATACTCAGTCAGAAGGAGCGATTGCAGCTTTAAAAAACAACATCCTTGATATTGCTGGTAGCAGTCACAAACTCAAACCCGAAGAAAACAATGGTCAAATTCAATATCGTGAATTGGCAAAAGATTTGTTATTAGTTGCTACCAACAACAGCGTCAAAGGTGTTACTAATTTATCCACTAAACAATTAAAAGCCATTTATCAAAGTGAAATTGCCAACTGGCAAGAATTGGGCGGAGCTAATGCCAACATTATTGTATTGGATAGACCTGAAGACGAGTCAGCAAAAAAATTATTGCGAAAATACTATTTGGGAGCAGAAAAGACCAGCACTAAAGCCATTGTTTTGAATAAAGAAGGACAATTAATTGAAACCTTACAAAATACACCGAATTCCATTGGTGCTTTTTCTTTAGCATATTCTGTAATCAATCAATTACCAGTCAATCGCCTCAGTCTCAATGGTGTTGAACCCACAATAGAAAATTTCAGAAGTGGAAAATATCAAATGGTACGTTACATTGGAATAAACTGGCATAAAAAGCCTTCAGCACCCACTCAGAATTTTATTAATTTTATCTTTAGCGAAGAAGGTAATAAAATTCTGCAAAAAAATGGGTTTATTCCCAATTAA
- a CDS encoding TetR/AcrR family transcriptional regulator, which yields MPKIVDHEQYRKELIGKCFDLFAEKGYGSITMRQIAQSLNVSTGTLYHYFPSKQALFEQLVEEITQQDVITALAELGGKNNLSELMTSLGNYLVKNEEYLIKWTYVWVNFCQHQESKAMLSNSTVFKHANQRCQQVACDLLGIQDVVLASFILSFVNGVILEKLWGNETINFPEQCALLEKMLTAYLQQKS from the coding sequence ATGCCGAAAATTGTTGATCATGAACAGTACCGCAAAGAATTAATCGGCAAGTGTTTCGATTTATTCGCTGAAAAAGGTTATGGATCTATAACCATGCGGCAAATTGCTCAAAGTTTAAATGTTTCTACGGGTACGTTATATCACTATTTTCCCAGTAAACAGGCTTTATTTGAGCAACTGGTGGAAGAAATTACTCAACAGGATGTGATTACAGCTTTAGCAGAATTGGGAGGAAAGAATAACTTATCTGAATTGATGACATCCTTAGGTAATTATCTTGTTAAAAATGAGGAATACCTAATTAAATGGACTTATGTATGGGTTAATTTTTGTCAACATCAAGAATCAAAAGCTATGCTGAGTAATAGCACAGTTTTCAAACACGCTAATCAAAGATGCCAACAAGTAGCCTGTGACTTATTAGGCATTCAAGATGTAGTATTAGCATCTTTTATTTTAAGCTTTGTCAATGGAGTAATTCTAGAAAAACTATGGGGTAATGAAACAATTAATTTTCCTGAACAATGCGCTTTGTTAGAAAAAATGTTAACTGCTTATTTACAGCAAAAATCATAG
- a CDS encoding phosphoribosyltransferase, producing MLKRFHNRTEAGQILAQHLTAYTHREDLLVLGLPRGGVPVAFEVAKKLNAPLDVCIVRKLGVPGHKELAMGAIAMLTLGEASHGEGIANQGMEILNYDVINALGIDRKVIEIVAAEELQELKRRDRTYRGNAPPLNVKNKTVILIDDGIATGSTMRAAIAILKQQQPTTIVVAVPVAPTSTYQELQLEVDNIVCLQTPKQMSAIGFWYEDFSQTTDEEVRALLAKQSDRRKLSD from the coding sequence ATGCTGAAAAGATTTCATAACCGCACAGAAGCAGGACAAATTTTAGCGCAACATTTAACAGCCTATACTCACCGAGAAGACTTGCTAGTATTGGGTTTGCCTCGTGGAGGTGTGCCGGTGGCCTTTGAAGTAGCCAAAAAATTAAATGCACCTCTGGATGTCTGTATAGTCAGAAAACTCGGCGTACCTGGCCATAAAGAATTGGCAATGGGTGCGATCGCAATGCTCACTCTTGGCGAAGCGTCTCATGGAGAAGGTATTGCTAATCAGGGTATGGAGATACTAAATTATGATGTCATCAATGCCTTGGGGATAGACAGGAAAGTTATTGAAATAGTTGCTGCCGAAGAATTGCAAGAATTAAAACGACGCGATCGCACTTATCGGGGTAATGCTCCTCCTTTAAATGTCAAAAATAAAACAGTGATTTTGATAGATGATGGCATTGCTACTGGCTCAACCATGCGTGCTGCGATCGCAATCCTTAAACAACAGCAGCCTACAACCATTGTTGTCGCAGTTCCAGTTGCACCAACAAGCACTTACCAAGAGTTACAGCTAGAAGTAGACAACATAGTTTGTTTGCAAACTCCAAAACAAATGTCTGCTATTGGATTTTGGTATGAAGATTTTTCCCAAACTACAGATGAAGAAGTACGCGCACTTTTAGCCAAGCAATCAGATAGGAGGAAATTATCAGATTGA
- a CDS encoding universal stress protein produces the protein MFHQILVALDNSETSQYIFEQALFLAKTSNSALMLLHVLSPLEDPYLNPIFLQPETIYPTLYTENINQYMQAWDKLKQERLDWMRSLTQTAVNAGVKTDITQTVGDAGRIICELALSWPADLIIVGRRGITGISEVFLGSVSNYVLHHAHCSVLTVQGLIPTKIPNSKDTQVTSI, from the coding sequence ATGTTTCACCAAATTTTAGTTGCTTTAGACAACTCCGAAACAAGTCAGTATATTTTCGAGCAAGCCCTATTTTTGGCAAAAACAAGCAATTCAGCCTTGATGTTGCTTCATGTGCTATCGCCCTTAGAAGATCCTTACCTCAATCCTATATTTTTGCAACCAGAAACAATTTATCCCACTTTGTATACAGAAAACATCAATCAATATATGCAAGCTTGGGATAAACTCAAGCAAGAAAGACTTGACTGGATGCGATCGCTCACTCAAACAGCAGTTAATGCCGGTGTCAAAACTGATATCACCCAAACTGTAGGTGACGCAGGTCGCATAATCTGTGAATTAGCATTAAGTTGGCCAGCTGACCTCATTATTGTCGGTCGTAGAGGAATAACTGGAATCAGTGAGGTTTTCTTAGGCAGTGTCAGCAATTACGTACTACATCATGCTCATTGCTCAGTTCTCACCGTACAAGGTTTAATTCCTACAAAAATCCCAAATAGCAAAGACACTCAAGTAACTTCCATCTAA
- a CDS encoding CsbD family protein has translation MSLENRVQATAKNIEGKVQEAVGNVTGDPQAQAEGKAKQVEASTIHVVENVKDEVKKIID, from the coding sequence ATGAGTTTAGAAAATCGGGTTCAAGCAACGGCCAAAAATATCGAAGGCAAAGTTCAAGAAGCTGTAGGCAATGTTACCGGAGATCCCCAAGCTCAAGCCGAAGGTAAGGCAAAACAAGTTGAAGCAAGCACTATTCACGTTGTTGAAAATGTGAAAGATGAGGTCAAAAAAATTATTGATTAA